TGATACGGTCAGGTTAATAGAAGAAGGCCGTGCTGCTGATGGTAAGGCTGCGGTTGAAACGCAGATGATTTTGAACCACAAATCGGCCATAGAGTTGCTGGTTGATAATGCTGAAAGTGCATCATACAACCGTTTTACCCTGCTAAACCTGCACAGTTTGCTATCCGAAAACCTGTTACCAAACCCGGCAGATGAAGGCCGGATTCGGCAGCATCAGGTGGAAATTGGTAAAAGTGTTTTCAGACCGCTGGCTGGCGAAGTGATTATTGGCGAGCTGCTTGATATTCTTTTGCAAAAAGCCAGCCAGATTAAAGATCCCTTCGAACAATCGTTTTTTATGATGGTTCACCTGCCTTATCTGCAGCCTTTCGCTGATGTAAACAAGCGTACATCAAGGCTTGCTGCTAATTTGCCATTAATTCGGGCTAACCTATGTCCTCTCACGTTTCTGGATGTTCCGGAGCAAGCTTACAGCCGTGCCACTCTGGGGGTTTATGAAATGACCCGGGTCGAGTTGTTACGTGATCTTTATCTGTGGGCTTATGAACGTTCTACTCAGGAATACCTTGCCATAAAGCAACAACTGGCAGAACCTGATCCTCTTCGCCTTCAATACCGTAACCTGATCAAAAAAATGGTTAATGACATTGTCCTAAGTCCGGACTCTGATCCCATTGATCTGATTGAAACACTGCTGCCGGATGATATCCAGGATGTTGCACGCTCCGATCTTTCATCGCTGATTATTGAGGAACTACGCCGACTACACGAGGGAGTATTGGCTCGTTATGGTCTAAGGCCGTCTCAGTTCAAAAATTGGCAGAATGCCCAAAAAGGAAGATGAAATAGCCTTGATGTAACTGTGGCGGAAGTGCATTTCTTTGTGTCAATTATGTACAAACGTTCCAAATTGCCTTCATTGAATCCAAAGTAACAGTGTAGGTTTTGGTATAGGTTATTAGGGTATATCACATAAAAAACCAATAAAAACAACACCAAAGTACCTATGCATCATCGGGGTGTGTTTCAATAACTGAACGTCAGTCTTATCTTCGGAATTTGCCATGTAATTCACTAATTCAGGGTGTAACGGGGAAATAAGTTTGTTGGAAGGTTGGACGAAATCTCAGCAAGTTCCAAGTTGAGACCAACCAGAATTAGGCGCTGGTTGTGCTGAAACGAAATAATACCAAAGCAATGAGTAAAGCTCTAATTGCCCGCGAGATCCAAATCGACACTCCAGTCGTATTGCATCATCAACTCAGCTTTCGCCATGAATCACTATAGGAAGCTGTCAATAACAACATCGATCTGGTATGACTCTTAGAGTTCGGGTAGTAACACGAACTTCACCGCCTAAACGTGACTAACCCTCTCAGGAGACAAGCGACAGTGCTTAATTTTGTAACTGCTGACATGAGTTCATCCGTTCGGATGCCACTCCTGAACACCGGCACGCCGGAAAGTAAACGACAGGAAATACTGAATTATTTTTCTCAGACCTTTGACCTTTACGACAGTCTTTTTGACGTTCTGGACACGGATGAGGCCTGGTATGAAAAAGCTATTTCACTGCGTCACCCCCTGATATTTTATTACGGGCATACAGCTACTTTCTTTGTCAACAAACTGATGGCTGCCCGCTTGATTGACAGCCGGATTGACCCGGACATTGAAGCCATGATGGCCATCGGGGTGGATGAAATGTCCTGGGATGATCTGGATGACAGTCACTATGACTGGCCTTCAGTGGATGCCCTGAAAGCTTACCGGCAAAAAGTTCGGTCCATGGTCAGTGAGTTTATCATGACGATGCCCCTGGAGATTCCGGTGCAGTGGGACAGTGCTGGCTGGTTGATCCTGATGGGGATCGAACATGAACGGATTCATCTGGAAACCTCATCGGTCCTTATCCGGCAATTGCCGCTTTCCTGGCTGAATAATAACGGTCGATGGCCGGTTTGCCCCGAAGTCGGGATTGCACCTGAAAATACTCTGGTCGCTTTGCCCGGAGGCAAACTGAAACTGGGTAAGCCCTATGATGATCCTTTATATGGCTGGGACAATGAATACGGGTTACAGGAGGCAGACGTTGCTCCATTCAAGGCCAGTGAATACCTTGTCAGCAATGATGAGTACCTGACCTTCCTGAACGCCGGGGGTTATGACACAGAACGCTGGTGGACCGATGAAGGCTGGGCGTGGGCTACCTTTGTCAAAGCCAGACATCCTGAATTCTGGGTGAGGAAAGAGGATCGCTGGTGCTATCGAACCCTGCTGGAAGAGATTGAGATGCCCTGGAGCTGGCCGGTGGATGTCAACTGTCACGAAGCTCAGGCCTTCTGTCGCTGGAAGTCGGAAGTCACTGCTAAAAGCATTCAGCTACCTTCCGAAGCGGAATGGTATTGTCTCAGGGAACAGTTAGACACTGATCTGCCCTACTGGGAGCAGGCACCCGGTAATATTAATCTGGAGTACTGGTCTTCAGCCTGTCCGGTTGACCGGTTTCGCACCGGTGATTTCTGCGACGTCATTGGTAACGTCTGGCAATGGACCAGTACGCCCATTGATGCTTATGAAGGGTTTCGTATACATCCTTATTACGACGATTTCTCGACTCCCACCTTTGACAGTAAACATAACCTGATTAAGGGCGGATGCTGGATTTCTACCGGTAATTACGGCATCAAGCAGTCGCGCTATGCATTTCGCCGACATTTTTTCCAGCACGCCGGTTTTCGGTATGTGGAGTCTACCGCTTCTGGTCGGGACACCATTAACCCTTACGAAACCGATGCCCTGGTGTCTCAGTATCTGGAGTTTCATTTTGGTCAGGAATACTTCGGAGTCAGCAATTATCCTGAAGCCTGTGCCGCGCTGTGCTCTGGCCTGATGGCAAACAGTCCCATGACCCGGGCCCTGGACCTGGGTTGTTCTGTCGGGCGCAGCAGTTTTGAACTGGCCCGCTGGTTTCAGCATGTGGATGGGATTGATTTCTCGGCACGGTTTATTTCCGCTGCGGTCGAGTTGCAGAAGAACGGTAAAATTCGCTATTTCACACCGACCGAGGGCGAACTCGGTGACTTTCAGGTGGCGAGTCTGAAAGCGACAGGGCTTGATGATATAGACGTTAACCGCATTCTGTTCACCCAGGGCGATGCCTGTAACCTCAAGCCAAAATATTGTGATTATGATCTTGTGTTTGCGGGTAATCTGATTGACCGGCTGGGCGACCCTTTGTTGTTTTTAGAAAGCATTCACGAACGTATCCGGCCCGGAGGACTGCTGGTGCTGACTTCTCCCTATACCTGGCTGGAAGAGTACACCGATAAAGCAAACTGGCTTGGTGGTATCCGTGAGAATGGTGAAGCCCTGGATACGTATTCGGCACTCAAACGGGTACTGAACCAGCATTTCGATGAAGTTCAGCCAGCAGTGGACATTCCGTTTGTTATCCGGGAAACCGCCCGAAAGTATCAGCATACAGTTGCACAGTGCACGGTCTGGCGTTGTCGGTAACGATCATGGTTTGGTTCCGCCTGGCTGGTGGAAAATCAGTGGGTTATGGATTCTCTCTGGAATATCCAGCGAGCTGGCCGATGCTCCTGATAGGATCTACCAGAGGGAAGACATTATGAGCAGGGAAGCGAACAAGGCCGTTCTCACAATGACTGAATCCACCCAGGGCGAGTATCTGATCCGGGTCACTCAGGGAGGGAGTGTGATATTTGGTGATGTTATTCTGCGTTTGCCAACCGGTCTGAGCACCAGTCTTCAGACGGAACTGGCTTCTTCACTGGCGAATACGGTTCTGCGCCACATCAGCAATGCCGACAAAACGGCCATGGAGGAAGTGCAGCAATTGTTTTATGACTGGGGCTGTTTTGATGTGATTGATGAAGACTGTTTGTAATATTCATTATGTCAGTGGCCAGAGGTCACTGACACTTACCCTTATCTTTCCATATCGTTTAAACTCTTACCGTCCTTACAGAACCAGAACCAGAACCAGAACAATAACACTCACTTCTTCCGGGTAGTCTCTCATGCGCCAATCTGACGATATTGTAATTGTTGCTTCTGCACGAACGCCTATGGGCAGTTTTCAGGGAACCCTGTCCGGCTTGTCTGCAACTCGGCTTGGGCTGGAAGCGGTACGCGCCTGTCTGGAGCGTAGCGGCGTTGATGGTCAGAATGTTTCAGAACTCATTATGGGTTGTGTGCTGCCTGCGGGTGTCGGACAGGCACCTGCCCGTCAGGTGTGCAGAGGCGCCGGTCTGCCAGACTCGGTGGGTACAACCACCATTAACAAAGTCTGTGGTTCCGGTATGAAGGCGGTCATGACGGGGTGTGCACAGTTGATGACTAATGAGTCGGATGTGGTTCTGGCGGGCGGTATGGAAAGTATGTCCAACGCCCCCTATCTGCTGAAAAAAGCCCGTCAGGGTTTGAGAATAGGGCACTCTGATCTTCAGGACTCTCTGTTTACCGACGGACTCGAAGACGCCTATGACAAACAGTTGATGGGCGTGTTTGCCGAGCAGACCGCGAACCGTTTTAAAGTCAGTCGTGAAGCCATGGATGAGTTTGCCATTGCCTCGTTGAAACGTGCTCAGCAGGCCATTGCCAATGGCTGGTTTGATAATGAAATTACTCCGGTGGATGCCGGTAAAGCGGGTCTGGTGAGTGTGGATGAACAGCCGGGTAAGGCAAAAATGGAGAAAATACGTCAGCTCCGCCCTGCCTTTGCCAGGGAGGGGGTAATAACGGCTGCCAATTCAAGCTCTATTTCCGATGGCGCAGCGGCTCTGTTGTTGATGCGAGAATCTGAAGCCCTGTCTCAGGGATTGCAACCCGTGGCAAGAATAAAAGGGTTTACCAGTCATGCCCGGGTGCCGGCTGAATTTACCATTGCGCCGGTGACAGCTATAGAGCAGTTGTTTGATAAGACAGGCTGGTCAGCAGACGACGTGGATCTGTTTGAAATCAATGAAGCATTTGCCGTGGTTACGCTGGTGGCCATGCAGGAGCTGGGTTTGTCCCATGATAAAGTCAATGTGTTCGGTGGCGCCTGTGCCCTGGGGCATCCGCTGGGTGCCAGTGGTGCACGTATTATTGTGACCCTGCTGAATGCATTGCAGCAGCGTGGTGGCAAACGAGGGGTCGCTTCCTTATGCATTGGTGGCGGGGAAGCAACGGCCATTGCACTGGAGTTGATTCATTCTGTGTAATCCGCATAATCGACGCCCTGTCCGAAATTGATATGAGAGGTGTCACCATGGCGGTCGCCAGTGCACGACACATCCTGGTTAAAACCAGGGAAGAAGCTGAAAAGCTAAAGAAGCAGCTGGAAAAAGGCGCGGACTTTGCCCAGCTGGCCAAAAAGCATTCCACCTGTCCATCCGGTAAACAGGGCGGTGATCTGGGCGAATTCCGACCAGGTCAAATGGTTAAGGCATTTGATGATGTTGTGTTTAAGAAGGAAGTTCTGAAAATTCATGGACCGGTGAAAACCAGCTTTGGTTTCCACCTGATCCAGACGATCTACAGAAACTGATTCTGAAGGCATCAGGAAGCTTCGGTCTGCTCCGGAGCCTCCTGCTCTGCTGGCTTACCCACCGAGACGAGTCGTAGCTCTCCTACATGAATGCGCTGATGTTTCTGGCGCTGCTGCTCCGAACGCATAAACAGTGTAATTTCAGCATTCACCGCCTCTTTCAGTTTTACCTTGCCTGCCGGTTTGCCGTTCAGGTCAACGCGGCTGCGTCCGGGCTTGATGGACATCAGGTAGCGTTCCTGGGAGGTAAACAGCTTCAATGCACTTTTAATGACCGGCAAGGGGAACTCGCCTGTCTGCTTCATCTCGTTGTGAATACCGACTTTCAGAGGTCTGGGTGAAGACACCCTGAACGCCTCTGGCCAGCGTTCGCGTACCATTCTCAGTGCTTCCGATTTCGACACTTCCATGGTCTTTTCAACGTCAGCGGACGTTTTCTTCTCTTCCATGTGGTCTTCTCTGCTGACAGGCTGATTCAGAGAATTTGTATCTGAATCAGACAGGGATTCATCCTGATACTCAGTTTTGCATTCGTACTGCATTGTCTATTTCTGTTTGACGTTAATATAACGCTTTTCGTACCGTTCCCACGTTTGACAGCGAGTGCCAGTGTGGGGCAGGTATTTAGTGTATATCGATTGCACAGGATTTCAGATCCTGCAGTGATGTTACTTCCAGAGCCTGCTCATGGGTCGATTTTAAATAGACCGGGGGTGCCAGCCCTGCATCAAATGCCTGTTTCCAGCGCATGGCACACAAACACCAGCGGTCTCCGTCCTGAAGTCCGGGGAAGTCGGCCTCCGGGTTGGGTGTGATCAGGTCATTGCCCTGCAACAGAGTATATTCCAGAAAGTCTTTGGTCATGCGTGCACAGACAACATGCAGCCCCGGGTCGTTGCTGTCAGCATGACAAAACCCGTCCCGAAAAATACCGGTGGCCGGGTCAAAGCAGCATGACTGCAAAGGTTCTCCGAAGACATTTTTCTGATGGCTGGCTTTTGAACTCATGACCGTATCCCCTTGGTAACGGCAACACTATAGCCTGCCAGCCAGAGAAACAGAATGTTTCAGGACAGTTTTCCGGGTGTTTTATGAGGTTTTTTCTGAATGACAGGGTCTGAAAATGGCTAACGCTATTGTGCGCAAACAATACAAGGCACTTATCTTCAACCGATGACAGTCAGGTTTCGGATTTAATTCCGGGCTGAATCATGGTTTGCCGACGAGCCTGACGGGTTGTCATTCTCAGGGCTTTTTTTCTTGGCAAAACCTTGTATATGCTGCGCAGATACTCGGACTTTATATTGCTTTTTCCAGTCCTGATACCAAGGTGTTTCAGGTAGGCCTCCATGTGACTGTCTGACGGAATATCCATAGTAGCGTCTTTTATTGTTATTGTTGGAGATCAGTCTTGAACGTAATGATATAAGCAGGGTCTGTGCCACTTTCTTATTTTCCCGACAGTATCGCTATCAATGGAATAACTGCTCCTTCAGGAAGACGCAATTGTGGGGATTGTTCCTTGCAGGCTGTCACCAAACGTGACTTGGGGTAACGCTGTAGTTCATTCAGCGATACCAGAGTTTTCTGCGTCTTGGTGCGATGACAGGAACATTTCCGGTGTCAGTACCTGTCCGGGCTTAATGGTTCTCAATGCAGGCAAGCCTTTCAGCGGTGCAATATCTCTAAAGTAGCCCTGCTTGAGATGACTTATATCAAGCGTCTGCCAGAGGCTGTTGTTTTCAGTGATGAGCGCACCTTTTTGAATCCTTTGACGACTGACGATAACCGGCACAAACAGGCTGATATAGGCATGTACCATCAGACTCTGGTTATTTTGCTCGTGGCAGATGACTCTAAGCGACTGCCTGCCGGGAGCCAGTCTGGTCAGCAGTTTTACCCGGGGTGCTGTCGGGCAGCGTGAGAGCTTAATACGCCCGGGTGGTGGTTCGACACTGACTTTGAAATGGGATGCTTCCAGACTTTCAGCAAGCTCATTGGCCCGCGGCTCCAGCCAGTGCGTTACTGCCTGAACAGCCTGACTCGAAAAATTGTCCGACCAACCATTTCCTGCCGGTAAGAGCAGTGTTAACAAAAGAAACAGACGCCGAGAGTAGCGGATAACGGATAGCATGATTCTGTCCGTTCAAAGACTGGTAGATCGTTCAAATAGTAGCAGATAATACGTTAATCAATGAGCGTGGGTTGAGTAGTCATTGAACGATTAATGACGTGTATCAGCGAGTTGATACAATTTGCGACAAATTGGCTAACTGTGGACAAGGTTGGATGCTACATTCCTGATTAAACGACCATTTTTAAGCTAAACACTCGGTTTCAGGAAGTATCCAGAATGTCAAAAAAACGGATTCTTGTCGTATGTATGGCAGCAGCCATTGGTGGGGGGTACGCATGGTTTTCCAATCAGAGTCAGGCGCCTGAGTGGGTTTTCCAGACGACTCAGGTGGATACCGGACGTATTGAGTCCGTTGTTGCTACTGCCGGTACTCTGGAAGCGGTCAGCACCGTCACGGTGGGGGCTGAAATTTCGGGGCGTATTGATCATATTCATGCTGACTACAATAGCGTTGTGTCCAGAGGCGACCTTCTGGCACAGATTGACGACCGTTCCATAGTTGCCAAACTGAGGCAGGCAGAAGCCGATCTGGCGTTGTCTGAAGCGGCTGTAGAAAAAAGCAAAGCCTCGCTGCTGGAGCAGGAAGCCAATTACACCTTTCGTATTCGGGAAACCCGACGCCTGAAAGAGCTGACTGAAAAAGGGCATACGACAGATAGCGAATATGAGCGAGCCCAGTCCGAGCAGTCCATGGCAGAAGCCCGGATCGCTCTGGCAAAGGCTGAAATCAGCCGTTCCGAAGCCGAACTGCAAAAGCGTCAGGCCGCACTGGATGAAGCTCAGCTTGACCTTGAACGAACCCGAATTTATTCGCCGGTGGATGGTGTAATTCTTGAACGTATTGTTGAAGAAGGGCAGACCGTCAACGCCAACCAGAGCACCCCGGAGCTGTTTATTATCGCTGAAGATATGCGACGCATGCAGATTGAAGCCGATGTGGATGAGGCGGATATCGGACAGGTGCAGGAAGGGCAATCAGTGCGTTTCACGGTTGACTCCTATCCGTCCCGAACCTATCAGGGAGAAGTGGAGCAGGTTCGGCTGGCAGCCACTGTTGCTTCATCGGTGGTGACCTATACCACCATTATCTCGGTGGACAACAGCGATTTAAGTCTTTATCCCGGCATGACCAGCAATGTCGATATCATTATCGGACAGCAGCCCAGTGCCCTCAGGGTGCCGAACAGTGCCTTACGTTTTTCGGCACCGAGAGAGTTGCAGAGTCAGCAACAGCGTCAGCCTGTTAATCTGCCTGAGGAACTGTTTGAGTCGGAAGAGCAGAAACAACAGGTACAGGCGATGTTTGCTTCTGCCCAGAAAGAAGCCATGTCGTTACGGCGGGAACAAAACCGTCAGTCTGGCCCTGCAGGTGGGGCTATGGGTGGTGCCGGTGCTTCAGACCAGCGCAGTCCACGTATTGATCGTTCTGAACTGGTGGCAGTTCTGGGAGAAGAAAGAACGGTTGAGGTCATGCGTTTTATGCGTGCCCGGCGAGGTGGCAGAGGGCGCAATGGCAGCGATATCTGGGTGCTTCGGAAAGGTGAACCCCGTCGTCTGAGAATCCAGACCGGGCTGAGCGATGAACGTTATACCGAGATTCTGTCGGATGCCCTTGAAAACGGCGAGGAAATCATTATCTCGGCGCGACAGGAGCAGAGCTGATGTCATTGATCACAGCTTCAGACTTGTGTCGTGTTTATGATGTAGGCAGCCAGAAACTGCAGGTTCTGAAAAAGGTTTCCCTGACCATTGATGAGGGAGAGTTCGTTGCCCTGATGGGACCTTCAGGCTCGGGCAAATCGACTCTGATGAATCAGCTGGGGTGTCTGGACCGGCCAACCAGCGGTGAAATTATCCTGAATGATCAGGCTCTGTCGCAATGTTCTGCGGATCAGCTGGCAGAAGTGCGCTGCAATTACATCGGGTTTGTGTTTCAGCAGTTCAATCTCTTGCCGCGCCTGACAGCGCTGGACAATGTTGCCCTGCCACTGATGTACGCGGGAAAGGATAGGAAGCAGGCAAGGGAGCGAGCTCTGGGTTGTCTCAGTCAGGTCGGGCTGGCTGAGCGGGCATCTCATCGTCCGGCAGAGCTTTCAGGCGGTCAGCAGCAACGGGTGGCGATTGCCAGAGCCATTGTCAATCAGCCACGGCTGATTCTGGCCGACGAACCAACTGGTGCGCTGGATACCCGAACCGGCCACGACATCATGCAGTTGTTTACGGAACTGAACCGTCAGGGCATCACTCTGGTGGTAGTGACCCATGAAGCGGATATTGCCGATTATGCCAAACGACAATTGTTGTTTCGTGACGGTGAACTGGTGTCGGATCGTCGTGCAACGGCTGCCGGGCAAAGACAGGGAGTGGCAGCATGAAGTTTATTGAAACCCTGCTGACGGCGCTGTCAGCTCTGGCGGCGCACAAGTTGCGAAGCTTTCTGACTATGCTGGGGATCATTATTGGTGTGTCCTCTGTGGTCGTCATGATGGGGCTGGGCGGTGGTGCCCAGAAGCAGGTTGAAGCACAGCTGGATTCCATGGGTACCAATATGTTGCTGGTGCGTGGTCCCAGTCGTCAGGATCGTGGTGTGAGCCAGGGTGCGGGTGGTGTTGCCACACTGCAGAAGGCAGACGCCCGTTTTATTGCTGAAGAGGTACAGGGTGTTCGTTATGCGGCTCCATGGATTTCCGGCAGTGTACAGGTGGTCAGTGGTAATTCTAACTGGTCAACCCGGGTTAACGGCATTACGGCAGACTATCTGAAAATCCATAACTGGCACCTGGCGTATGATCAGGACATTGATCTTTTGCAGTTCCGTGCCAACGGCAAGGATGTGGTAATCGGTTCAACGGTGGCAGAAGAACTGTTCGGTCAGGACAATCCGCTGGGGCAGCAGATAAGGATCAATAAAGTACCGTTTACGGTGCAGGGAGTGCTGGAAAGCAAGGGTGAAGATGCCCGGGGTTCTGATCAGGACGATATTATGATGATACCTATTCAGACGGCTCGCAAAAGCCTGTTCGGTGCCCGAAGAGGTTTGCCAACCGCTGTGGATGCAATCTGGGTACAGGTGACGGATCTGGATACTATGGACTGGGTCAGTGGCGAGGTTAACGCTCTGCTGGAACAGCGCTATCGGATCAAGCCAGGCTCCAATGCCAGTTTCCGTATTACCAATATGACAGAACGTTTGAAAATGCGTGCTGAAGCCGGACAGGTGTTCAACAGTCTTCTGGCCGGTGTCGCCTGTGTGTCGTTGCTGGTAGGCGGCATTGGCATTATGAATATCATGCTGGTGTCAGTGACCGAACGCACCCGTGAGATTGGTGTGCGACTGGCACTGGGTGCCAGACAGGCCGATGTTCTGGCGCAGTTTCTGATTGAAGCCATTGTTTTGTGTGGCATTGGTGGATTGCTGGGCATTGGCGTAGCAGTTATCGGGCTGTTTGGTGCCGAGTACCTGACGGGGCTGCCGGTTTATATCGAATGGTGGATATCCATTGTCAGCGTGCTGTTCTCGGCGTTGATTGGTCTGTTTTTCGGGTTTTATCCGGCGCGAAAAGCATCCAGACTGAATCCGGTGGATGCGCTTCGGTATGACTAGTCGTTAATGATCAGACAAACCGCGGTCAGAATTCTGACCGCGGTTTGTCTGCTTGATGGTTTTCAGTAAGGCTCTACCTTAATTGGCTACCGGTTTGATACCTGCCTGTTGGGTAAACGCTGTAAACTGCTCTTTCCAGTCGGTCAGCTGTCTTTTGTTGCTTTCCTCGGCTTCTTTTTCCAGAGCAGAGAGGCGACTGCTGAACTGTTCATTGGTAATTTCGATCTGCTTTTCGAGATCTTCAATCAAGGCTGCCTTTTGTTTTCTCCAGGTTTTTTTGCTGGTTGCTGCTGAGTCTTTTTCAAACGGTTGTGTTTTTGCAGTGTCCAGAGTTAATTTTAACTCTGCAACGGACTGCTTGTGTTCCTGTTTCTCGGCGGCTATCCGACTCTGGTCATCTTCTCCAATGTGAGATACTTGTTCAGCCAGTTGTTCAAACTGTTTCAGGTTTGCCTCGACAGAAGTTCCTTGTTGAATGGCCTTGAGTGTTGTCAGAACAAGAGGTAACAGTTCTCGCTGAACCGCTGCTTCCACAGGT
Above is a window of Endozoicomonas montiporae CL-33 DNA encoding:
- the ovoA gene encoding 5-histidylcysteine sulfoxide synthase, translated to MLNFVTADMSSSVRMPLLNTGTPESKRQEILNYFSQTFDLYDSLFDVLDTDEAWYEKAISLRHPLIFYYGHTATFFVNKLMAARLIDSRIDPDIEAMMAIGVDEMSWDDLDDSHYDWPSVDALKAYRQKVRSMVSEFIMTMPLEIPVQWDSAGWLILMGIEHERIHLETSSVLIRQLPLSWLNNNGRWPVCPEVGIAPENTLVALPGGKLKLGKPYDDPLYGWDNEYGLQEADVAPFKASEYLVSNDEYLTFLNAGGYDTERWWTDEGWAWATFVKARHPEFWVRKEDRWCYRTLLEEIEMPWSWPVDVNCHEAQAFCRWKSEVTAKSIQLPSEAEWYCLREQLDTDLPYWEQAPGNINLEYWSSACPVDRFRTGDFCDVIGNVWQWTSTPIDAYEGFRIHPYYDDFSTPTFDSKHNLIKGGCWISTGNYGIKQSRYAFRRHFFQHAGFRYVESTASGRDTINPYETDALVSQYLEFHFGQEYFGVSNYPEACAALCSGLMANSPMTRALDLGCSVGRSSFELARWFQHVDGIDFSARFISAAVELQKNGKIRYFTPTEGELGDFQVASLKATGLDDIDVNRILFTQGDACNLKPKYCDYDLVFAGNLIDRLGDPLLFLESIHERIRPGGLLVLTSPYTWLEEYTDKANWLGGIRENGEALDTYSALKRVLNQHFDEVQPAVDIPFVIRETARKYQHTVAQCTVWRCR
- a CDS encoding ABC transporter permease gives rise to the protein MKFIETLLTALSALAAHKLRSFLTMLGIIIGVSSVVVMMGLGGGAQKQVEAQLDSMGTNMLLVRGPSRQDRGVSQGAGGVATLQKADARFIAEEVQGVRYAAPWISGSVQVVSGNSNWSTRVNGITADYLKIHNWHLAYDQDIDLLQFRANGKDVVIGSTVAEELFGQDNPLGQQIRINKVPFTVQGVLESKGEDARGSDQDDIMMIPIQTARKSLFGARRGLPTAVDAIWVQVTDLDTMDWVSGEVNALLEQRYRIKPGSNASFRITNMTERLKMRAEAGQVFNSLLAGVACVSLLVGGIGIMNIMLVSVTERTREIGVRLALGARQADVLAQFLIEAIVLCGIGGLLGIGVAVIGLFGAEYLTGLPVYIEWWISIVSVLFSALIGLFFGFYPARKASRLNPVDALRYD
- a CDS encoding peptidylprolyl isomerase — encoded protein: MAVASARHILVKTREEAEKLKKQLEKGADFAQLAKKHSTCPSGKQGGDLGEFRPGQMVKAFDDVVFKKEVLKIHGPVKTSFGFHLIQTIYRN
- a CDS encoding ProQ/FinO family protein, with product MQYECKTEYQDESLSDSDTNSLNQPVSREDHMEEKKTSADVEKTMEVSKSEALRMVRERWPEAFRVSSPRPLKVGIHNEMKQTGEFPLPVIKSALKLFTSQERYLMSIKPGRSRVDLNGKPAGKVKLKEAVNAEITLFMRSEQQRQKHQRIHVGELRLVSVGKPAEQEAPEQTEAS
- a CDS encoding DUF2237 family protein — encoded protein: MSSKASHQKNVFGEPLQSCCFDPATGIFRDGFCHADSNDPGLHVVCARMTKDFLEYTLLQGNDLITPNPEADFPGLQDGDRWCLCAMRWKQAFDAGLAPPVYLKSTHEQALEVTSLQDLKSCAIDIH
- a CDS encoding flagella basal body P-ring formation protein FlgA; protein product: MLSVIRYSRRLFLLLTLLLPAGNGWSDNFSSQAVQAVTHWLEPRANELAESLEASHFKVSVEPPPGRIKLSRCPTAPRVKLLTRLAPGRQSLRVICHEQNNQSLMVHAYISLFVPVIVSRQRIQKGALITENNSLWQTLDISHLKQGYFRDIAPLKGLPALRTIKPGQVLTPEMFLSSHQDAENSGIAE
- a CDS encoding efflux RND transporter periplasmic adaptor subunit; the encoded protein is MSKKRILVVCMAAAIGGGYAWFSNQSQAPEWVFQTTQVDTGRIESVVATAGTLEAVSTVTVGAEISGRIDHIHADYNSVVSRGDLLAQIDDRSIVAKLRQAEADLALSEAAVEKSKASLLEQEANYTFRIRETRRLKELTEKGHTTDSEYERAQSEQSMAEARIALAKAEISRSEAELQKRQAALDEAQLDLERTRIYSPVDGVILERIVEEGQTVNANQSTPELFIIAEDMRRMQIEADVDEADIGQVQEGQSVRFTVDSYPSRTYQGEVEQVRLAATVASSVVTYTTIISVDNSDLSLYPGMTSNVDIIIGQQPSALRVPNSALRFSAPRELQSQQQRQPVNLPEELFESEEQKQQVQAMFASAQKEAMSLRREQNRQSGPAGGAMGGAGASDQRSPRIDRSELVAVLGEERTVEVMRFMRARRGGRGRNGSDIWVLRKGEPRRLRIQTGLSDERYTEILSDALENGEEIIISARQEQS
- a CDS encoding ABC transporter ATP-binding protein, translating into MSLITASDLCRVYDVGSQKLQVLKKVSLTIDEGEFVALMGPSGSGKSTLMNQLGCLDRPTSGEIILNDQALSQCSADQLAEVRCNYIGFVFQQFNLLPRLTALDNVALPLMYAGKDRKQARERALGCLSQVGLAERASHRPAELSGGQQQRVAIARAIVNQPRLILADEPTGALDTRTGHDIMQLFTELNRQGITLVVVTHEADIADYAKRQLLFRDGELVSDRRATAAGQRQGVAA
- a CDS encoding Fic family protein, translated to MNTLADLYKTIIQAGKPVSISELLAAHPDFSRRSTQRWLNKLLADNKISAIGEGRGRRYEALDTSQAQQNEDQSDDFPAFIPLSADSKDVLAYIEQPVESRHPVGYQRAFLDAYEPNKTYYLSAPIRQQLRRMGDTQQTSQPAGTYGRAILNRFLIDLSWASSHLEGNTYSRLDTVRLIEEGRAADGKAAVETQMILNHKSAIELLVDNAESASYNRFTLLNLHSLLSENLLPNPADEGRIRQHQVEIGKSVFRPLAGEVIIGELLDILLQKASQIKDPFEQSFFMMVHLPYLQPFADVNKRTSRLAANLPLIRANLCPLTFLDVPEQAYSRATLGVYEMTRVELLRDLYLWAYERSTQEYLAIKQQLAEPDPLRLQYRNLIKKMVNDIVLSPDSDPIDLIETLLPDDIQDVARSDLSSLIIEELRRLHEGVLARYGLRPSQFKNWQNAQKGR
- a CDS encoding thiolase family protein, yielding MRQSDDIVIVASARTPMGSFQGTLSGLSATRLGLEAVRACLERSGVDGQNVSELIMGCVLPAGVGQAPARQVCRGAGLPDSVGTTTINKVCGSGMKAVMTGCAQLMTNESDVVLAGGMESMSNAPYLLKKARQGLRIGHSDLQDSLFTDGLEDAYDKQLMGVFAEQTANRFKVSREAMDEFAIASLKRAQQAIANGWFDNEITPVDAGKAGLVSVDEQPGKAKMEKIRQLRPAFAREGVITAANSSSISDGAAALLLMRESEALSQGLQPVARIKGFTSHARVPAEFTIAPVTAIEQLFDKTGWSADDVDLFEINEAFAVVTLVAMQELGLSHDKVNVFGGACALGHPLGASGARIIVTLLNALQQRGGKRGVASLCIGGGEATAIALELIHSV